From the Sporocytophaga myxococcoides DSM 11118 genome, one window contains:
- a CDS encoding arylsulfatase encodes MKKSLFTFLLISFGISAIAQKHSVQPYKGKVGKTLSETQQSWPEKVKAPKGSPNIVWILLDDIGFGAISAFGGLIETPTLDSLANNGLRYTNFHTTAICAPTRAALLTGRNHHSVHMGLFPDNAIGTPGYDAVIPFEKGFISEILRENGYNTYALGKWHITPIADLTPAGPFNRWPTGRGFDHFYGYPYRGSSDQYHSQLWEDTRRLNQDNNGKHFNTLLADKAIAYVSEQKSIDPEKPFFLYFATGAGHAPHQVDKYWSDKYKGKFDKGWDKYREEVLARQIKAGIVPKNTVLPDRNPGIKKWDSLSVAERKLYTKFMEVYAGFLTQTDYEIGRVIRHLKEIGQLDNTLIAVSVGDNGASKEGTFVGFVNSYDPSWTEEQILQQNIKDQDLIGTEFSKANYPLGWAAATNVPFRQWKTDANTEGGTRNPLILFYPEKIKDKGGIRSQYSHINDILPTTIELAGLKIPESIDGIKQDPIEGISLAYSINDPKAPSRKTQQYYEVLGTRSIYKDGWKAGVLHKRGEDFSKDVWELYNLNEDFNERFNLAKKNPEKLKELQALFDSEAAKYNIYPLKDGTGPIPTVGPGLFDGKERVILYPGLSTIVELPAPKIAGRSFSVIADIDVPAQGSEGVLFSTGGRASGISLFIQNNKPQFIYNTGVEKYVVNSNQIIPSGKSLIRFDFDFTDGKPSGSGVGTLYINNVKAGESKITRTVSSLFAHEGLNLGFDDLTPVSDTYKAPFPFTGKLNKVILDFQTKTAQ; translated from the coding sequence ATGAAAAAATCCTTATTTACATTTCTTCTGATATCTTTTGGCATTAGCGCTATAGCTCAGAAACATTCTGTGCAGCCATACAAAGGAAAGGTTGGGAAAACCCTTTCAGAAACACAACAATCATGGCCCGAAAAGGTAAAAGCTCCAAAGGGATCTCCAAACATTGTCTGGATTCTCTTAGATGATATAGGCTTTGGAGCTATCAGTGCTTTCGGAGGACTGATAGAAACTCCAACTCTGGACTCCCTTGCCAATAATGGACTTCGTTATACCAACTTTCATACTACTGCCATCTGTGCCCCAACCCGTGCAGCACTTCTAACAGGTAGAAATCATCATTCAGTGCACATGGGATTGTTTCCTGATAATGCCATAGGTACCCCTGGATATGATGCAGTTATTCCTTTTGAAAAAGGATTCATTTCTGAAATACTCAGAGAGAATGGTTACAACACTTATGCTTTAGGTAAATGGCATATTACACCTATTGCAGATCTTACTCCTGCTGGCCCTTTTAACAGATGGCCTACAGGAAGAGGATTTGATCATTTCTATGGATATCCATACAGAGGAAGCTCAGATCAATATCACTCACAGCTTTGGGAAGATACAAGGAGGCTAAACCAGGACAATAATGGAAAGCACTTTAATACATTATTGGCTGACAAAGCAATTGCTTATGTAAGCGAACAGAAATCTATTGATCCTGAAAAGCCTTTTTTCCTTTACTTTGCAACAGGGGCAGGACACGCTCCTCATCAGGTAGATAAATACTGGAGTGATAAATACAAAGGCAAATTTGACAAAGGTTGGGATAAATACAGAGAAGAAGTTCTTGCACGACAAATAAAAGCCGGAATAGTTCCTAAAAATACAGTACTTCCTGATCGCAATCCTGGCATCAAAAAATGGGATTCACTTTCAGTAGCAGAAAGAAAACTGTATACAAAGTTTATGGAGGTTTATGCCGGATTCCTTACACAGACAGACTATGAAATCGGTCGTGTTATTCGTCACCTTAAAGAAATAGGACAGCTTGATAATACTTTGATTGCAGTATCTGTCGGAGATAATGGAGCCAGTAAAGAAGGCACTTTTGTAGGTTTTGTAAACAGCTATGATCCATCCTGGACTGAAGAACAAATTCTTCAACAAAATATAAAAGACCAGGATCTGATCGGAACTGAATTCTCAAAAGCTAATTATCCACTCGGCTGGGCTGCGGCAACCAATGTCCCATTCCGTCAGTGGAAAACAGATGCCAATACCGAAGGAGGTACACGTAATCCGCTTATTCTTTTTTATCCTGAAAAAATTAAAGATAAAGGAGGTATAAGATCTCAGTACAGTCACATTAATGATATACTTCCAACTACTATTGAACTTGCAGGGCTTAAAATACCAGAGTCAATAGATGGTATAAAACAGGATCCTATCGAAGGCATAAGTCTGGCATATTCTATAAATGATCCTAAAGCTCCATCAAGAAAAACTCAACAATACTATGAAGTACTGGGTACCAGATCTATATACAAGGATGGATGGAAGGCCGGTGTTCTTCATAAGAGAGGAGAGGACTTCAGCAAGGATGTCTGGGAGTTATATAACCTCAACGAAGATTTTAATGAACGCTTTAATCTTGCTAAAAAGAATCCGGAAAAACTGAAAGAGTTACAAGCTTTATTCGATAGCGAAGCAGCGAAGTATAACATTTATCCATTGAAGGATGGCACCGGACCTATACCTACAGTTGGGCCTGGCTTATTTGATGGAAAGGAGCGGGTAATTCTGTACCCTGGTCTTTCAACAATAGTGGAATTGCCAGCGCCTAAAATTGCAGGCCGGTCATTCTCTGTTATAGCAGATATTGATGTTCCAGCTCAGGGATCAGAAGGTGTTTTGTTTTCAACAGGAGGAAGGGCAAGTGGTATAAGTCTGTTTATTCAGAACAATAAACCTCAGTTTATTTATAATACAGGTGTAGAGAAGTATGTGGTCAATTCCAATCAAATTATTCCATCTGGAAAATCATTGATCAGATTTGATTTTGATTTTACTGACGGCAAGCCTAGTGGCAGCGGAGTAGGAACATTGTATATTAACAATGTAAAAGCAGGGGAGTCAAAGATAACGAGAACAGTTTCGAGTCTCTTTGCACATGAAGGTTTAAATCTGGGCTTTGATGATTTAACACCTGTATCGGATACTTATAAAGCTCCGTTTCCATTTACAGGAAAACTAAATAAAGTAATCCTTGATTTTCAGACAAAAACTGCACAATAA
- a CDS encoding arylsulfatase has protein sequence MKRKLLSALLISAALSSFAQNEEPQWNGKINKSWKASEPQKVEYLKKAKPGAPNVLLILLDDVGFGATSAFGGLINTPNFDSLANNGLRYTNFHTAGICSPTRAALLTGRNHHAVKMGLFPNYHLGADFPSYDGHILPENGTIAEVLRDNGYSTYQLGKWHLTPDEETTDLGPFVRWPSGKGFDHNFGFLGGATDQYKPDLVEDNQHIKPDGRHLNALLTDKAISYIDKQNSIAPDKPFFIYYATGAAHAPHQVDKAWSDKYKGKFDQGWDVYREQVFANQKKLGVIPANAKLPDRHPLIKAWKDVPAEEKKSFAHFMEVYAGFLEYTDYEIGRLVSHLKTTGELENTAIFIIIGDNGGSKEGSEYGVITKTNRFSNAGFTRDEYRKFVLSEFDKVGGKEVASIANYPLGWAQATNTPFKHWKGDANSEGATHNPLIVHYPKGIKERGVRNQYSHLIDIFPTITEITGVQQPENIRGYKQTPLQGTSLFYTVANANAPSRHTQQHYCIFANRAIYKDGWKAAAAHRPTTLELFPYSDEPKTTLDGNPDNDVWELFNLNEDFNERVDLAAKYPEKLSELKALFDSEARKYNIYPLIDFEHAAIRQKQLQQKQAEKPRQ, from the coding sequence ATGAAGAGAAAGTTACTTTCAGCTTTGCTGATAAGCGCTGCATTATCATCATTTGCCCAAAATGAAGAACCGCAATGGAACGGGAAAATTAACAAATCCTGGAAAGCCTCCGAACCTCAAAAGGTAGAATATCTTAAGAAAGCAAAACCGGGAGCCCCAAACGTATTGCTAATATTACTTGATGATGTAGGTTTCGGAGCTACCAGCGCTTTTGGAGGTTTGATCAATACTCCGAATTTTGATAGCCTTGCAAATAATGGACTTAGATACACCAATTTTCATACTGCAGGTATTTGTTCTCCGACACGTGCGGCATTGCTTACTGGGAGAAATCATCATGCTGTCAAAATGGGATTATTCCCTAACTACCATTTAGGAGCTGATTTCCCTAGTTACGATGGACATATCCTTCCGGAAAACGGAACAATCGCAGAAGTGCTAAGGGACAATGGATACAGCACATATCAACTTGGTAAGTGGCATTTAACGCCCGATGAGGAAACTACTGATCTGGGGCCTTTTGTTCGCTGGCCATCCGGCAAAGGATTTGATCATAATTTCGGTTTTCTTGGTGGAGCTACTGACCAATACAAACCAGACTTAGTAGAAGACAATCAACACATCAAACCTGATGGAAGACATCTCAATGCCTTGCTCACTGACAAAGCTATAAGCTATATTGATAAACAAAATAGCATAGCTCCTGATAAACCTTTCTTTATTTATTATGCTACCGGAGCTGCTCATGCTCCTCATCAGGTAGATAAAGCCTGGAGTGATAAATACAAAGGTAAGTTCGATCAGGGTTGGGATGTATATAGAGAACAGGTTTTTGCAAATCAGAAGAAATTAGGTGTTATTCCTGCCAATGCAAAGCTCCCTGATCGTCATCCTTTAATTAAAGCCTGGAAAGATGTTCCTGCTGAAGAGAAAAAGTCTTTTGCACACTTCATGGAGGTCTATGCTGGCTTTCTTGAATACACAGACTATGAAATCGGACGTCTGGTAAGCCATTTGAAAACAACCGGTGAACTTGAAAATACTGCCATTTTTATCATTATTGGCGATAATGGCGGTAGCAAGGAAGGCTCTGAATATGGAGTAATTACCAAGACCAATAGGTTCAGCAATGCCGGCTTTACAAGAGACGAATACCGCAAATTCGTATTAAGCGAATTTGATAAGGTAGGAGGAAAAGAGGTGGCAAGTATTGCAAACTATCCATTAGGCTGGGCTCAGGCAACCAATACTCCTTTTAAACACTGGAAAGGCGATGCTAATTCTGAAGGAGCTACCCACAATCCTTTGATTGTTCATTATCCTAAAGGTATAAAAGAGAGAGGTGTAAGGAATCAATACAGTCACCTGATAGATATCTTTCCTACGATTACAGAAATTACCGGAGTTCAACAACCAGAAAATATCCGTGGATATAAACAAACTCCTCTTCAGGGAACGAGTCTTTTCTATACTGTAGCAAATGCAAACGCACCTTCAAGACATACACAACAGCATTATTGCATTTTTGCTAACAGAGCAATCTATAAAGACGGCTGGAAAGCTGCTGCAGCGCATAGACCTACTACACTTGAGTTATTTCCATATTCTGATGAACCTAAGACTACGCTTGACGGAAATCCGGATAATGATGTCTGGGAGTTGTTCAATCTGAATGAAGATTTTAACGAACGTGTTGACCTTGCAGCAAAATATCCTGAAAAACTAAGCGAGTTAAAAGCTCTGTTCGATTCGGAAGCTCGCAAGTATAATATCTATCCGCTTATAGACTTTGAACATGCTGCAATAAGACAGAAGCAGCTTCAACAAAAGCAAGCTGAAAAGCCTAGACAATAG
- a CDS encoding phosphatase PAP2 family protein encodes MIQKVYKKTIAIITLFSIEFLITGILFFASIFLFGVIVKELFYDKQDQFDHFVYQWVHQFTSPILTKFMKAMSFLASREFIPVMFVLLLLYFLFIKKHHWYSLKVPVVVIGSLLLNLFLKFLFNRPRPLVERLSEASGLSFPSGHSMTAFSFYGLLIYFTWKEVPQKGLRWIITIILLLIIHLIGLSRVYLGVHYASDVLAGFAIGYIWLILSILVLQRLEKYYQKKVDPLKQFE; translated from the coding sequence ATGATCCAAAAGGTTTACAAAAAGACCATTGCCATTATTACGCTTTTCTCTATTGAATTTTTAATAACAGGAATACTTTTCTTTGCTTCTATTTTTTTATTTGGAGTAATAGTGAAAGAATTGTTTTATGACAAACAGGATCAATTCGACCATTTTGTTTATCAATGGGTTCACCAATTTACATCACCAATATTGACCAAATTTATGAAGGCAATGAGTTTTCTAGCCTCTAGAGAATTCATTCCGGTAATGTTCGTGCTTTTACTTCTTTATTTTCTATTTATAAAGAAGCATCACTGGTACAGCTTGAAAGTGCCGGTAGTAGTGATAGGAAGTCTCCTATTGAATCTTTTCCTGAAATTCCTGTTTAACAGGCCAAGACCATTAGTAGAGCGTCTTTCAGAAGCTTCAGGATTAAGCTTTCCAAGCGGGCATTCTATGACTGCATTTTCCTTTTATGGTTTGCTTATTTACTTTACATGGAAAGAAGTGCCTCAAAAAGGATTAAGGTGGATTATTACCATTATCTTGCTTCTTATCATCCACCTTATCGGCCTAAGCAGAGTTTACCTTGGCGTACACTATGCCAGTGATGTACTGGCAGGTTTTGCTATCGGATATATTTGGCTAATATTATCTATCCTTGTCCTTCAACGACTTGAAAAATATTACCAAAAGAAAGTTGATCCACTTAAGCAATTTGAATAG
- a CDS encoding mandelate racemase/muconate lactonizing enzyme family protein, giving the protein MLIRQIEIFKSRIKLLEPFKISLGILDHAENVIVRITTDNGFIGFGECSPFKTINGESMDTGFIVGQYLGKVLIGKNPLDIEDCISLMNKVIYGNSSIKSAFDIALYDIASQHAKLPLYKFLGGNNYKEIVTDYTISIDRPEKMAEDAVEIKNKGFNVIKVKLGGTREEDSERIKQIRDKIGYDIPLRIDANQGWNCKTALEILKNLESYNIQHCEEPIPRWDFMNLPFLKKNSLIPIMADESCCDHNDAARLIDLNACHRFNIKLGKSSGIFNALKIIKLAEKADIPMQIGGFLESRLGFTASAHLSLSNDQIRYFDFDTPLMFEEDPVKGGMTYGKNGLITLPETIGLGAFIDESYLENLPKILIQ; this is encoded by the coding sequence ATGCTCATTCGTCAAATAGAAATATTTAAATCAAGGATAAAGCTTTTAGAGCCTTTTAAAATTTCGTTGGGCATTTTGGATCATGCTGAAAATGTAATTGTAAGAATTACAACTGATAATGGCTTTATAGGATTTGGAGAATGTAGTCCGTTTAAGACAATTAATGGTGAAAGCATGGATACAGGTTTTATTGTAGGGCAATACCTGGGGAAAGTGCTTATTGGAAAAAATCCATTAGATATTGAAGATTGTATAAGTCTGATGAATAAAGTTATATATGGAAACTCCAGCATTAAAAGTGCCTTTGATATTGCGCTCTATGATATTGCTTCACAGCATGCTAAGTTGCCTTTATACAAATTTCTTGGGGGAAACAATTACAAAGAGATTGTAACTGATTATACCATAAGTATAGACAGGCCTGAGAAGATGGCGGAGGATGCAGTTGAAATAAAGAATAAAGGTTTCAACGTCATTAAGGTTAAACTTGGTGGAACCAGGGAAGAAGACAGTGAGAGGATAAAACAAATCCGAGATAAAATCGGATATGATATTCCATTAAGAATAGATGCGAATCAGGGCTGGAATTGCAAGACGGCTCTTGAAATACTTAAAAATCTTGAGTCATACAATATCCAACATTGTGAAGAGCCAATTCCAAGATGGGATTTTATGAACCTGCCTTTCCTTAAGAAAAATAGTTTAATACCAATAATGGCCGATGAATCTTGTTGCGATCATAATGACGCTGCAAGGCTTATTGATTTGAATGCATGCCATCGATTTAATATTAAGTTGGGGAAATCTTCAGGTATCTTTAATGCCTTAAAAATTATAAAACTTGCAGAGAAGGCAGATATTCCAATGCAGATAGGAGGTTTTCTGGAGTCCCGATTAGGATTTACTGCTTCCGCACATCTTAGCCTTTCCAATGACCAAATAAGATATTTCGACTTTGATACACCTTTGATGTTTGAGGAAGATCCTGTTAAAGGAGGGATGACATATGGAAAGAATGGACTTATTACTTTGCCGGAAACTATTGGCTTGGGAGCCTTTATTGATGAAAGCTACCTGGAAAATTTACCCAAAATTTTAATTCAATAA
- a CDS encoding LuxR C-terminal-related transcriptional regulator codes for MNLTFKQKLEGIATTAELIPGVIIIQDLSDLKIEYMSPRGLDILGVDLEEITSIENIEYNERYFNVEDWKDYAPKIYKLIESRNENDLISFFQQVRKSKNHDWTWYLSTLKIFHSDETGAPTHIIVIACPIEAQNSVNAKVDRLLDENTFLRNNHKLFSSLTNREKEILKQMALGQQSAEIAEMLHISEKTISTHRKNIRNKLQIQNQYELTKFAQAFNLI; via the coding sequence ATGAATCTTACTTTTAAGCAAAAACTTGAGGGCATAGCTACAACAGCAGAGCTTATTCCTGGTGTAATCATTATACAAGATCTTTCAGATCTGAAAATTGAATATATGTCTCCTAGAGGTTTGGATATACTTGGTGTGGATCTTGAAGAGATAACAAGCATTGAAAACATTGAATACAATGAACGGTATTTTAATGTTGAAGACTGGAAAGATTATGCTCCTAAAATTTATAAACTCATAGAATCCCGAAATGAAAACGACCTGATTTCATTTTTCCAACAAGTCAGAAAAAGTAAAAACCATGATTGGACCTGGTATTTGAGCACACTGAAAATTTTTCATTCAGACGAAACTGGTGCACCAACACATATTATAGTAATAGCCTGCCCGATAGAAGCTCAGAATTCTGTAAATGCCAAAGTAGACAGGCTATTGGATGAGAATACTTTCCTCCGAAATAATCATAAGTTATTTTCAAGTTTGACTAACAGAGAAAAAGAAATTCTAAAGCAAATGGCGCTTGGCCAGCAATCTGCTGAAATAGCTGAAATGCTTCACATTTCAGAGAAAACAATCAGTACGCATCGAAAGAATATCAGAAATAAACTACAGATTCAAAATCAATATGAGTTAACAAAATTTGCTCAGGCATTCAATCTGATTTGA
- a CDS encoding PAS domain-containing protein — protein sequence MTNEVAKSMSPEERVSFLENKLTSILSTIENIIEGNTEKAKSLLQSHTDEYEQTVLKSLIENSTNPMLAPEEKTYDFLRIIIEGMPFPVFLKDENGKYLLMNKLEAQLFGLNEAQIIGKNDAHFIQNEEQIEIIRKSDEEVLTQNKSVELPNQNFSLSNGRTYIFKTHKIPFQNPITGKTNILGFSADVTDTVNLDKLKKIVIGCSNPYL from the coding sequence ATGACTAACGAAGTTGCCAAGTCTATGTCTCCGGAAGAACGAGTGTCTTTCCTTGAGAATAAGCTTACTAGTATTCTCTCTACTATTGAAAATATTATAGAAGGGAATACTGAAAAAGCTAAAAGTTTACTGCAAAGTCATACGGATGAATATGAGCAGACAGTACTTAAATCCTTGATTGAAAACTCCACCAACCCAATGCTAGCGCCAGAAGAAAAAACTTACGATTTCCTTAGAATAATTATTGAAGGCATGCCCTTTCCTGTTTTCCTGAAAGATGAAAATGGTAAATACCTGCTTATGAATAAACTCGAGGCACAACTGTTTGGACTGAATGAAGCACAAATCATTGGTAAAAATGATGCGCACTTTATCCAGAATGAAGAGCAAATAGAAATCATCAGAAAATCTGATGAAGAGGTTCTGACTCAAAATAAAAGTGTTGAGCTTCCTAATCAAAACTTTTCATTATCTAATGGACGAACCTATATTTTTAAAACACATAAGATTCCCTTCCAAAATCCTATTACAGGAAAGACCAATATTCTGGGGTTCTCCGCTGATGTAACGGACACTGTAAACCTTGATAAATTAAAAAAGATTGTGATTGGCTGTAGTAATCCTTATTTATAA
- a CDS encoding YdeI/OmpD-associated family protein encodes MIKFNTVILQFDEKGEKTGWSYIEIPKDVAQQLQPSNKKSFKVKGKLDAYEYQGVSLLPMGNGDYIMPLNASVRKAIKKNKGAMLIVELSLDTEEKKLSEDFMTCLEDEPKALKFFQSLPKSHQRYFSNWIESAKTEATKTKRIAMSVNGLALGLGYGEMIRMYKNQ; translated from the coding sequence TTGATAAAATTTAATACAGTTATCCTCCAGTTCGACGAAAAAGGGGAAAAAACGGGCTGGAGCTACATAGAGATCCCTAAAGATGTAGCTCAACAATTGCAGCCATCCAATAAAAAATCCTTTAAAGTAAAAGGTAAATTAGATGCTTATGAATACCAAGGCGTAAGCCTTCTGCCAATGGGTAATGGTGATTATATTATGCCTTTAAATGCATCCGTAAGAAAGGCAATTAAAAAAAATAAAGGTGCAATGCTTATTGTCGAACTCTCTTTAGATACTGAAGAAAAAAAGTTATCCGAAGACTTTATGACTTGCCTGGAAGATGAACCCAAAGCATTAAAATTCTTTCAGTCTTTACCCAAATCTCATCAAAGGTACTTTTCCAACTGGATTGAATCTGCGAAAACAGAAGCTACCAAGACCAAAAGGATTGCCATGTCTGTGAATGGATTGGCTTTGGGACTGGGGTATGGAGAAATGATCAGAATGTATAAGAATCAATAA
- a CDS encoding beta-mannosidase, giving the protein MTKLSYLLLFLLVLDFSFKNSANAKAPSEKGHETIQLDKNWEFRQVGKEKWSKASVPGCVHQDLIENGTIQDPFFRLNEFDVQWIENEDWEYRTTFNASKEIINQEKKELYFKGLDTYADVYLNDSLILSADNMFRSWIVECKNLKEGDNQLRIVFKSPVKIGQEKLNKLGFLIPVQNEQAPKGKQNSVMTRKAAYHYGWDWGPRIVTSGIWQPVYLHAWSKGKIKDVFLQQKSLSSNIANYTATIEVLSTLEGAGQMDISADGKRIGSMKVQLKKGINSVHLDLSIKNPELWWSAGLGKQKLYNVKTVLNIQGAETDTKETKLGICTLKVIQKKDALGKSFYVELNGVPVFMKGADYIPGDNLITRVGQDKYNRVINEALDANMNVLRVWGGAVYETDKFYDLCAEKGLIIYQDFMFACSMYPGDDAFADNIRQEAEEQVKRLRNYPNIMLWAGNNEILNGWHEWNYQERFGYNNQQKDTLWKYYTNIFYKVLPETVQKFDPDKLYWACSPQSEQDKLQTPLSGDQHSWSVWFGEQPFSSYEEQPGRFISEYGFQSYPCMNTLKKIALTEDMQWDSDVLLKRQRSPMEWIGKGMNGNHMIDRYMKKEFKTPKDFESYVYISQLLHGQAIKTAGEAHRRNMPYTMGSMYWQINDCWPTVSWSSVDYFGNWKASHYRARNAYKDMIVSFTQRNDTLKAYVVSDRLKNTSGELRISVYDFSGNLIISIPQKVTVLGNTSKVFFEHKLSELLKGKNKEDVYIKAELSENGKLITENNFFLVPYKSLSLPKPKVLVKISQSAETYTMQVRSDKFAKDVYLYFEDLDCNLSDNFFDLDANQIKTLTFKIKGNPSIDELQKKLKVLTVADSY; this is encoded by the coding sequence ATGACAAAACTCAGCTATTTATTACTCTTCTTATTGGTTTTAGATTTTTCATTTAAGAATTCAGCCAATGCAAAAGCACCTTCAGAGAAGGGCCATGAAACTATTCAATTAGATAAAAACTGGGAATTCCGACAAGTAGGTAAGGAGAAATGGTCAAAGGCTTCTGTACCTGGTTGCGTCCATCAGGACTTGATAGAAAATGGAACCATTCAGGATCCGTTTTTCAGATTAAATGAATTCGATGTGCAGTGGATAGAAAACGAAGATTGGGAATATCGAACTACTTTTAATGCCTCTAAGGAAATAATAAATCAGGAGAAGAAAGAACTATATTTTAAAGGGCTAGATACATATGCTGATGTTTACCTTAATGACTCATTGATTTTGTCTGCTGACAATATGTTCAGGTCGTGGATTGTAGAATGCAAAAATCTTAAAGAAGGTGACAACCAATTGAGGATAGTGTTCAAATCTCCTGTTAAAATCGGTCAGGAAAAATTGAATAAGCTTGGATTTCTTATTCCTGTTCAAAATGAACAAGCTCCAAAGGGAAAGCAGAATTCGGTAATGACCAGGAAAGCTGCATACCATTACGGATGGGATTGGGGGCCAAGAATTGTAACATCCGGTATATGGCAGCCAGTTTATCTTCATGCCTGGTCAAAAGGGAAAATCAAAGATGTTTTTCTTCAACAGAAAAGTTTGTCATCCAACATTGCCAATTATACTGCTACTATAGAAGTGCTCTCAACATTAGAAGGAGCAGGGCAAATGGATATTTCAGCTGACGGAAAACGTATTGGTTCCATGAAAGTGCAGCTGAAAAAGGGTATAAACAGCGTTCACCTGGATCTTTCTATTAAAAATCCGGAGCTTTGGTGGAGTGCGGGCCTTGGTAAACAGAAACTATATAATGTTAAAACTGTCTTGAATATTCAAGGTGCTGAAACGGATACAAAAGAGACTAAACTCGGGATATGCACATTAAAAGTAATTCAAAAGAAGGATGCTCTCGGTAAATCATTTTATGTAGAGTTGAATGGGGTACCGGTATTTATGAAGGGAGCTGATTATATTCCCGGAGATAATCTGATCACCAGAGTGGGGCAGGACAAATACAACAGAGTTATTAATGAAGCACTTGATGCAAATATGAATGTGCTTAGAGTGTGGGGTGGAGCTGTTTATGAAACAGATAAATTCTATGACTTATGTGCTGAAAAAGGACTGATAATTTATCAGGATTTTATGTTTGCATGTAGTATGTACCCAGGTGACGATGCATTTGCAGATAATATCAGGCAGGAAGCAGAAGAGCAGGTTAAACGCCTCAGAAACTATCCAAACATTATGTTATGGGCCGGCAATAATGAAATATTGAACGGCTGGCATGAGTGGAACTATCAGGAACGTTTTGGCTACAATAATCAGCAAAAAGATACGCTTTGGAAATACTATACTAATATATTCTATAAAGTACTCCCAGAGACGGTGCAAAAGTTTGATCCTGATAAATTATACTGGGCTTGTTCACCTCAATCGGAGCAAGATAAATTGCAGACACCGCTATCTGGAGACCAGCATTCCTGGTCAGTCTGGTTTGGAGAGCAACCCTTTTCGAGCTATGAAGAACAGCCAGGCCGCTTTATCAGTGAGTATGGTTTTCAGTCTTATCCATGTATGAATACACTTAAGAAGATTGCCCTAACAGAAGACATGCAGTGGGATTCAGACGTGTTGTTGAAAAGACAGAGAAGCCCTATGGAGTGGATTGGGAAAGGAATGAATGGCAATCATATGATAGACAGATATATGAAAAAGGAGTTTAAGACTCCTAAAGATTTTGAATCATATGTTTATATAAGTCAGCTATTACACGGGCAAGCAATAAAGACTGCAGGCGAGGCTCACAGAAGAAATATGCCATATACTATGGGCTCTATGTATTGGCAGATCAATGACTGCTGGCCAACTGTTTCCTGGTCTTCTGTTGATTACTTCGGTAATTGGAAAGCCAGTCATTATAGAGCAAGAAATGCTTACAAGGATATGATTGTTAGTTTTACTCAGCGCAATGATACTCTGAAAGCTTATGTTGTTTCTGATAGACTAAAAAACACTAGTGGTGAATTGAGAATCAGCGTATATGATTTTTCCGGTAATCTTATTATCTCAATACCACAGAAGGTAACTGTATTAGGTAATACAAGCAAAGTGTTTTTCGAACATAAATTATCTGAATTGTTGAAAGGGAAGAACAAAGAAGATGTTTACATTAAAGCTGAACTGTCAGAAAATGGAAAATTAATAACAGAGAATAATTTCTTTCTGGTTCCATATAAATCTTTGTCTTTGCCTAAGCCAAAAGTATTGGTGAAAATATCCCAATCTGCGGAAACTTATACAATGCAAGTGAGATCTGATAAATTTGCTAAAGACGTTTATTTATATTTTGAAGACTTGGATTGTAATCTGAGCGATAATTTTTTTGATCTTGATGCAAATCAGATCAAAACATTAACTTTTAAAATTAAAGGAAATCCTTCAATAGATGAATTGCAAAAGAAGTTGAAAGTTCTAACGGTTGCTGATAGTTATTAA